A region from the Vicia villosa cultivar HV-30 ecotype Madison, WI linkage group LG3, Vvil1.0, whole genome shotgun sequence genome encodes:
- the LOC131658664 gene encoding uncharacterized protein LOC131658664, with the protein MALITLFQFYDPQLRCFTFQDYQLVPTLEEFSYILNIRITDDVPFIRVPEVVRFEKIAEALHMGIKEVERNWKSSGGVSGFYLCFLISRAEDAAKKEQWVDFSRLLAIMIYGIVLFPSRENFVSLAAICVFMNKNPVPTLLADAYFSIHLRSKKGGYVVGSCLPLLYQWFMLHLPVRGPFVLKRSSLKWSDRIVNLTSYDIRWNYCVGKIWNIITSCGQYPNVPLMGTRGCISYNPTLAYRQLGYAMERAQNDVEAFESVYFADGKDPLELEKIAYAWTKVHKRDQNTLSKKVPIVTGPYRKWVEARVANLLLPFARSCPLYEQPPVVLSDTVAAELYIQTEADNIKLRAKDNEVGLERYFQDREKAELARKLKHAQGEGSSMTRAQRRSHDLMEESLYRKQQECAKLRRSESNSKRMMQDSEQQFMEEKVKSARLEEELASLRSQRRGDGGAHSVVRRS; encoded by the coding sequence ATGGCTTTGATCACCCTGTTTCAGTTCTATGACCCACAGTTGAGGTGTTTTACGTTTCAGGACTATCAACTGGTGCCAACACTCGAGGAGTTTTCTTACATACTCAATATCCGAATCACTGATGATGTACCTTTCATTCGAGTTCCCGAGGTTGTGAGATTTGAAAAAATAGCTGAAGCTCTTCACATGGGTATAAAGGAGGTGGAAAGAAATTGGAAGTCATCGGGCGGTGTTTCTGGTTTCTATCTTTGCTTTTTGATCAGTAGGGCTGAGGATGCGGCTAAGAAGGAGCAGTGGGTTGATTTTAGTCGTTTGCTTGCTATCATGATTTATGGTATTGTTTTATTCCCTTCAAGAGAGAACTTTGTGAGTTTGGCGGCGATTTGTGTCTTTATGAATAAAAACCCCGTGCCAACGTTGCTTGCAGACGCTTATTTTTCGATCCATTTGAGAAGTAAGAAGGGAGGATATGTTGTTGGTTCTTGTCTTCCGTTGTTGTATCAGTGGTTCATGTTGCATTTGCCGGTGAGAGGACCTTTTGTGCTCAAGAGGAGTTCTCTTAAGTGGTCAGATAGGATTGTTAACCTCACATCTTATGACATCAGGTGGAACTATTGTGTGGGGAAAATTTGGAACATCATCACTAGTTGCGGTCAATATCCCAACGTTCCTCTCATGGGAACCAGAGGTTGCATTAGTTACAATCCCACACTCGCCTATCGTCAATTGGGATATGCAATGGAAAGGGCTcagaatgatgtagaagcgtttgAATCAGTGTACTTTGCTGATGGTAAAGATCCTCTGGAGCTAGAGAAGATAGCGTATGCTTGGACCAAAGTTCACAAGAGAGATCAGAATACTTTGAGCAAGAAAGTTCCTATTGTTACGGGTCCTTACCGAAAGTGGGTTGAAGCAAGAGTGGCAAATCTGTTGTTGCCATTTGCGAGGTCATGTCCATTGTATGAGCAACCTCCCGTGGTTTTATCTGATACCGTTGCGGCTGAACTCTATATTCAAACTGAAGCGGACAACATCAAACTAAGAGCAAAGGACAATGAGGTTGGCTTGGAGAGGTATTTTCAAGATCGCGAAAAGGCGGAATTGGCTCGTAAGCTCAAGCATGCGCAAGGTGAAGGTTCAAGCATGACACGTGCCCAAAGGCGATCTCATGACTTGATGGAAGAAAGCTTGTACCGAAAACAGCAGGAATGTGCGAAGTTGCGAAGGTCCGAAAGCAATAGCAAGAGAATGATGCAGGATTCAGAACAACAGTTTATGGAAGAGAAAGTCAAGTCAGCTCGACTTGAAGAAGAGCTCGCAAGCCTCCGGTCTCAGCGGAGAGGAGATGGAGGAGCTCATTCTGTTGTCAGACGGTCCTAG